The genomic region CCTATGGACCAAAAACATCAACAGATTTAGTACTGCTTTCGAAATTTATAggtttggtttttttttcttcgcaATTTGTGAAAAgttagttaattttgttggaagaATAAATCTAGTTTATCATCTTCCTAAAATTCTCTTACATTAAATGGAGTATGACTAACTAGCTTTACATTAAATAAGTTAGATTATACTCAATAACaacttacattaaaaaaaaagggcattttaaagaaattataagtgaactacattcttcaattgaatATTGAATTATAATTTAGaagaatgaaaaaggaaaataaaccTATCAAAGTAGGACGGAGAAAGTAAAATTTAATCTGCAGTTCTATAAATAGGCTCAGTTATCACTAATAGAAGTATAATCTTCCACCCTCCACAACCGAAATTTTTATGTGCTAATCGCTATACTGTCGCTGGGATGATGGGCATAGTGTTTAAACTTATCCTTCTGATTCTCCTGCTTTGCCCCCTGACAATCAACTCAAGCTTTCAGTACCTTACTTTTGTGCAACAATGGCCGAGAGGCTATTGTACCGATAATCCAGCTAATCCAAACAGATGTCAAAGAAACCCTCTGCCAACCGTTTTCACAATACATGGTCTTTGGCCGGGCAACTTcaccaaaattttgcaaaattgcACAAGTTCTCCTTATACTTCACTACGGGTAATTTCTATAGGGCTTTCAAATGTCTTGAACATGAAATATGCACTTACACAGGTTCACTAATGCAATGATCATTCTTGTAAGCAGACTTTCCAGGATTGGAACAACAGAAACTTACGGTGGCCAGACCTCACCAAACCATCGCCTACTGCGCAAACGTTTCGACAGGAGAAGTTTCAATCGTTTTGGAGACATGAATGGACAAAGCATGGGACATGCTCGGAAAACATGTATCCCCAAGCTACATACTTCAGCAGGACTATTCAGCTAAGTCAAAGACATAATATTTTGAACTATCTCGCCACGAGCAATATACGTCCCGGCAGCAATCCTACCGTAAGTTCAGTAAATTCTACTATTTACAAAGCTATCAGTAACCATGTGCCAGATTTGATGTGCGTGACTCCTCCCCGTCAAACTCCAGTCTTGGTAGAAATTGGCATTTGTTTCAATGCTACTATGACAACAATTATTGATTGTCCTTCAGGATTTCTGCGAACTAGGAGTTGTGGCACCAACACGATAAGTTTCCCTGCATAAATCATCTCACCATTTCCACAACACTTTAGTATTTCCTAACTAAAAATGGCATTGAGCATCGTTATTGTGGTGGAAGATCATGTCGCAAATAAGATGAATTCTGAGATGAAGTGTATGAAATGAGAATAATGAAGACAAATAAAATTTGCTCCATTACAAGAGAGCTATTGTAGTATTACTGACTCGCTGTGGGATTTCATTCATTTCTCAGCTTTTACATTTCAAGCCGAAGCATTTAATTAAATTCAATCACTAAATTTAGTTTGCTTTCGTTGCTTAAGTATAAGTTTCTGCCGacattcaaaaatcaaaaaatattCGCGAAAATACCAATTCATTTATCAACAATCATATCAaagagatttaaaaaaaaaaaagataactgATCTAAAAAAAATTGCTCAAATACCAATTTGCTTTTCAGCCTTTACTTTTAAGATTAAAACAATTACTGTTCGGAAAGCATTAACCACGGACATAGCTAGATCGAATCCCAAGTGCACATCCCAAATCCCTAAATAATTCAGTGACTTGAAGGTACCTCTGATGTTAAAGATCCTAGGATGTCACTATACATCCTTCATTTTTATAGCGACTTGATTATTATTTGGGGTCCATGCAAAGCAACTTGCTCTGCCTTGTATTTATTCTGCAGGGCCACCAAGCTTCTGTCCTATCTCACCGGTAGAGGAAAGTTTCAAAACTCCAATGCcagattcttgatttttttttttttggcatgcTTTTCACCATAAATGTATTTTTAATCATTGTTTTAAAAGGTATTTTCGGATGCCCTAGGGCGAGGTCAGCTCCGAAGGTCCCGGAGCGTTTGAATGGGAGGCAAGTGTTATTGGGCATTCACTTCACACTATGAAACGAATGTCCGAACGGTTGGGGCGTTGGGCATTGGTGTCAGggcatttttgtatttttattctttttttcattttgaactTTAACTTTACTATTTTATCTTACTCATCTTTATTTTCtgtcattattattatttaataattgagttaattacatttacctcccttgaggtttaaTCAAATTATCAAAGAGCCCCAAAGTTTGAACAAATAACAGTCTAATCCTTCGAATGAGCAAACATTTAACCAATGCCGTCACCAACAGCTAAAGATTCTACTGATTCAACAAAAAACTAATCTGATAATCCAAAAATTCTCTTTATCATCGCCCCTTTGTCATGAGACATACAAGATGCTAACAACAAGAATCTCAAAAAGCTTAGGTAACAGCACTCACTTAAGTGAAATGGGTTTTCGGGTTTCGGTCTCCATCTTTGGCTATTGATTCgtgaaatctttttttttttttttttactaatttgACGGCTATATTTTTTTCCTCCCCTCACATGCATAATTGTTCTATAAATTTTGTGGGTTTCGGCAGATTGAAAAATAAGTGGAGCCTTCAGTAGTTCTAGGCTCGTTTGACAGGTTAGTGGCCACTTTTGGCCAAATCTAATGCGAGAATCAGGATCTAGGCAGAAAATTGGGTCTGAAGGTGTAACTTCAGAGAAATTTTGTGTTTGGACAGGAGATTATTTGTctaaatttatttgcttacatcatcattacaatttttaatacacttttttatctttttaattacctttttatttcatatacatcatatcacaaaaaatactacagtaaaaatatctcaaataatttaccatccaaacacactcaattGTTATTGGAAAATAGCTATGACTAACGGCAGTGAGAAAAAGCATACCTCCTACTAAGTGGCTGGGATGATATCGCTACTGCACAGCTGCTACTTGGAAAGTCTcaagaaaagtgagaaaaagaCAACGAAAATAATAAGAGTAGATGTTAATGTGTTGAAACTACATCCGTTCATTTGAGGGTGTTTGGTCTTTTTCGTTGAACCCGTCTGAGATGTTTGACGGAAGTTACTCAAAGGGGGGAATCTATTATTTGGCCAAACTTCGGGGTTTGATTGGTAGTTTGGTTAAATCTCTAGCGAGGTAAGTGTAATCAACCCTTAATAGTTTTGCAGAATGATTCcatttatcttcttttttagaaataatttgaaaaaataacaaaataaaagcaTCCATGACTTTGTTTCCtatattttttccttctctggtctcaaaatataattattttttttattaacatGATTCTAGATGGCTAATGTATGATTTAAAGTTCTATTGTGATTTTACTTGTTAGACAATAATAGTAGttttgtaattttcttaatttatcaatttttttatatatttaaaatatcaaaattcgTGGGACTTACGACTCATGCTTTGGGGCTTTCACCTTACATAAGCAAATATAAAATGACTCGCTCAACGCTCTTATCTTTTAAAACATTATTATCGACCTTGTTTACACTcgcaaaaaaaaaggataggatTTGTTAAGCAGGGACTTTATTAGACAGTTGAGACTATCTGTGCATTGGTCCCAGAAAGATTGTCCATGTCCCCCTTGTGCCATTGTCTGTTGAAGTCCTATCATAAAATTGTACTTTTCTGCATCACTATCAGATTATCAATATGATTGGGgaaaaattaaaccaaacaTTTATATGTTTTATTAACTGAGTGGCCATGTGTCGTTATTTGGTTAGTAGAGTTTGGTTGCATGTT from Coffea eugenioides isolate CCC68of unplaced genomic scaffold, Ceug_1.0 ScVebR1_1208;HRSCAF=2026, whole genome shotgun sequence harbors:
- the LOC113755112 gene encoding ribonuclease S-2-like; this translates as MMGIVFKLILLILLLCPLTINSSFQYLTFVQQWPRGYCTDNPANPNRCQRNPLPTVFTIHGLWPGNFTKILQNCTSSPYTSLRTFQDWNNRNLRWPDLTKPSPTAQTFRQEKFQSFWRHEWTKHGTCSENMYPQATYFSRTIQLSQRHNILNYLATSNIRPGSNPTVSSVNSTIYKAISNHVPDLMCVTPPRQTPVLVEIGICFNATMTTIIDCPSGFLRTRSCGTNTISFPA